GCTGGGACCGGTGCCCGCCGCCCGGAAGAGCACCGGGATCGGTGCCGCCGTGCAGCCCGCCGAGTGACCGCGGCCTTTCCCCTCCTCCGCACGCCGGGGGAGGGGAGCTTCCCTTTCCGCCTCTGATCCCGAGGAGACAGCCATGACCCGCAGCGCCCTGAAGGCCGTCGCGGACGACCTCGACATCCCCTACTACAAGGCGGTCGGCGACGAATGCGCGCTGTTCGAGCACGCCTTCCGCCACCGCCTGCCGCTGCTGCTGAAGGGGCCGACGGGCTGCGGCAAGACGCGTTTCGTCTCGCACATGGCGGCCCGGCTGGGGCGTCCCCTCTACACCGTGTCCTGCCACGACGACCTGACCGCCGCCGACCTGACCGGGCGTTACCTGCTGAAGGGCGGCGACACGGTGTGGGCGGACGGCCCGCTGACCCGCGCCGTGCGCGAAGGGGCGGTCTGCTACCTCGACGAGGTGGTGGAGGCGCGCAAGGACGTGACCGTCGTGCTCCACCCGCTGACCGACGACCGCCGCCTTCTGCCGCTCGACCGCACCGGCGAACTGCTGGAGGCGCCGGACGACTTCATGCTGGTCGTCTC
This genomic window from Azospirillum brasilense contains:
- a CDS encoding CbbQ/NirQ/NorQ/GpvN family protein, with protein sequence MTRSALKAVADDLDIPYYKAVGDECALFEHAFRHRLPLLLKGPTGCGKTRFVSHMAARLGRPLYTVSCHDDLTAADLTGRYLLKGGDTVWADGPLTRAVREGAVCYLDEVVEARKDVTVVLHPLTDDRRLLPLDRTGELLEAPDDFMLVVSYNPGYQNVLKTLKPSTRQRFLAIEFDFPAPEDEAAIVARESGLPEARVAPLVRLAGALRALKGQDLEEGVSTRLLVYCATLIRSGVKPERAIRTALIEPLTDDADVRQALLRVADIALG